Below is a window of Trichosurus vulpecula isolate mTriVul1 chromosome 4, mTriVul1.pri, whole genome shotgun sequence DNA.
TGAAACAGGACTGGAttttattaaaatgcaattgaTACAGAACTTCTCAGGCTCTTTATTCCATAAAGTGAGATACATCCATATTGTGAATCTAACCTATGGTTTATCCATCTAGAAAAATATCACTATCCAGTTGGTCTTCAAGGTCAGCAGTGTCTACCATACATCCTCTTTGACAGGATTTCCAGCACAGAGGAAATCTCATGGCCATAATCTTACCATCAACCTTCCCACACACACTGTCCAATCCCCAGCTCATTTATTGTTAAGTATACTTCCACACCCAGCCCACACTCTGGTGACTAAGAATCTTCGGAAATCAAAAGATCATCCCACGGTGGAAAAGTTTGGACACCACAGGCCTACTTGAAGAAGAgcctatttaaaaattaaaggagaaaaaaaggaaggggagtgGTAAGATGCTCCCTTGATTTCAGCTGTTGCTTGTATTAAAAAAAGGAGTGAGTTTAAGTTTTAGCCTGAGTGATTTTGGTTAGACATTAAGTAATACTTGCTGATTATAAGTATTTGGGCAGCATGCTTTAGCAAAAAGAGATCTGAAGTGGGTATTGGGAAACCTCAGTTCCAGTGTCTGTCTTGCCACTTTTtgttagacaaatcacttcatctatCTAGGCatcagcttcctcttctataaaatgaggaagttggtttagatgatttctaaggtccagGTTTATGAATCTAATGAGGTGCTAAGatcttgaaatttttaaaagaagggcaAATCATTCCCTCCAGAATGGTCATAGAACAAGGCTTGACTCAAGACTCGGAACTAGGTTTGGACATTGCTTTAGGTGTCTTCTACTACGATGATCTTACAAATTGATCTGCAAAGTACCCACTTTGAATGGCTAGTAATCAGAATAAAAGTCTcttttaattccattttcttctcaccTTTTTACAACAGTCAGAAAAGAGACCTTAAGTgtgtgttattaatattattattattatcaacattagaaggggcagaaaaggaaaatgacaccaTTTTACAATTAGTAGGACTTCTGTAAAACCTTAGGTGATAAAGAGGAAAGGCAAGGAAAGAGATGGTAGAAAATTGGTGCAGGTGACAAGAGAAGAAACCTTCGTCTTCCTCACGTTGAAGAGCAAAGCACAAAGTTGGCTGCCTGATCGGCCAGTGGTGTTATTCTCCAATTACAATAGAATAACTCTGTTTGGCTTggcaggagaagaaaaagaatctcttctctccccaaagaATAGAGACAGGAACAACAGCTTCTGGTCTCTTTTCAGCTGATAAGAATGATGGTATGTGGAGCTGGCCTTGCCCAGGGTTGGGATATATGTCAATTTAACCAAGCGCAGCCCAAGGTTCTCAGATTCCAATGGAAAAATTGTTGCTTTGTTTGGCAAACAAAAAGTCATCCAGCTGAACTGAAGTTTGTTATTTTTGCTCTTTGGTTCACAGGAATCTAAGCAGTAGTTTAAAATGggatgacagagatggagaagcTACAAGAGTAAATTATTTCTAGgagtaaaacaacaacaataacaaagcctacatggaaaagatgagaaaaataaatggatgcCAAGAAGGCAGGATGGTTAGGTTGAAAAACGGCTGAATTTGGAGCCATGGAACTTGGGTCCAAAACCCAGGTTCTGTCACTTATTACTTGTGCAaacttgggcaagtgatttcacCTCCTAGGGGCTCATCtccctcatatctaaaatgagggctttggactaGATAATGGATAAATAAAGCCCCTTTCAACCCTatgtctctgatcctatgatccaaaGGGGCTCTATAGGGaagaggtgagggaggagggagttTCCAAAAACAACCATATTGCATTGTCACCTGAACTCATGGAAAAATTTGCCATCGTTCCACATACCTCTTCTGCTGTGACCATGGCAATCACATTCACCCCTTGCTCCCATACCATCTGCCAGAAGTCATGGCAGGTATGGGGCAGAGGACCTTGAGTTGCTATGTAATGCCATTGTTCTCCAGCAACAGCTACCTAAAAATCAGAGAGAACATCATCAATACTAATCCCATGCAAACTTCTTTCCCCATCTTAAAAATATGTTAACAAAAATTTCAAAACTAAGCCACAAGATaaggtgaaggaagggaagggaagaggaatgagaacaaggggaagggagaggggcaaagggagaggggaagaggaatgaaaaggaaagggaaggtgccattatccccattttagagttgaggaaactgaggcaaaccggttaaatgatctgccctgggggacatacagctagtaaatatttcaggctggatctgaactcaggtcttcctgactccaagcccaacactctaatACAGGTTAACTCAGATGCTTATAGCATAAAGATCCTCTGCTCTGGCCACgttaaatgtttatttgaatatattttatgataatccttgaaaataaaagtgaaatgcACTATGGCACATCTCATGTGATTAGATAAATTAGATGTTTCTGCTGCTAATTCAATTCCactcaatagatatttattaagcatctaccaagTGAAAGGTAGCGtggtaagcactgaggataccaaatgggaggttggggggaggcccctaccctcaaggagtttccaatcTAATGAGGGATATAAGACTTTTGCAGATATGTAAACTCAAGAAAATTGGAGGAGGAAAATTGAAATCACTTATTCAATCCTACCATTCTAATAATATACATGCCtgcacactcacatacatatattctaCGACAAAAAATCAGATTCTAGTATGAGGAAATTCcagtaaaatgagagaagaaaaattcaCAAATCTATAAATCACGCTCTCATTTTATACCTAGCAATAAAAGACAATTTCGTTTAAAATGAAGAACTTTTGCCTTGACAATTGGCCAATAAAAGAAAGGACATAATCGATAATGCTTTCTTACCTAGACCGCAAGCCAAAAGCTGAAGCTTCACAAACAGCGTTATtgcaacacacacatacatttgtgtaGAATGCAGCTATGCACCCAAAAAATCAAAATGCATGGGGAAAGTAATTCATTACAGTGAAATATGACTGCCAGAAAGAGTTAATGCATTTTCCTATATTGGTTAATTACCAAGGAGTAATTAACTTAGGGGCAGAATGGAAAAACCCATCTCTTTCCATAGTCACAAAGTTGGTAAGCTATAAACTCAAGACTGCTGATCCCCACCAATACTTTCATTTTCCTGACTGTAAATGCAGATTTGGATAATTTATAAAGAGCTgagaatatataaaaatgattGTGTTGTTTCAACTTGTTCTGATGAACTTCTAGTctcaaacaaaaacaatttttgtttctctaaatactgaacaaaatattacactttaaaaatcttttatttttttagaagcaTAACAATTAAAGACagttgacatttaaaaaaattgttttagggAGCATTTCTCCCTGTTATGGAAGTGAAAACTGCTGCTCTGTAAGCCAGCACTGGGCAGACATATTGTAAATTCACATAGACCTTTATTCCATCATACTCTACAACAACTCTGATTCATCACAATCCCACAGGCCCAACCTCATATGCCCTTCGAAATGAGAAGAGACGAGCTTGTGATCTTGGACTAAGACAAATCACCCCTATGCAGCTGGAAGTGATCTTGAAAGGATACTAACATTTAGCTCATGGCCACTGTTCACTACAGAGTTATAAATATCAGATGAAAACAGTCACAAACAAAAGGACTGGCCAAAGCGCTTAAGGCTATGCTAGGAGGGGCAAATAGATGCTTTGAAGGGAGTCTCTGTGCCCTGAGCCACAAAACTGACTTGAAAATCCACAGACCAGTTCATTCAAGCTCATCAACTAATGCTGATCCTTAAATGATCATGAAAGCAATGAACTTTGTGCATGAGTTTGGCATTgatttttcattccatttttcaTGTCCCATGAAATAACACATTAACATGATTCTAACTAGGGAAAACCTTATCAACTGTCCTCTCATTTATAGGAATGTTTGAGTCAAAGTTGTTAACTGCATTTTCCTATTATTTGTGGGAAATAAAATTCATGTACTTTTAAAAGTTACGCTTATCTGTGGAAGTGTGCTTCTCAACATTAGCCTTTCTGGCACGTTACATGCGACCTTTAAATATTCTAAGAGGATGCTGCCTAAAGCATTTTACCACATTCTCATGCAATGACAGTTTATTAAAATCTGaattaaatacatacacatacagacagtACAATTTACTAAGGTAGATTTCACAAATATGACTACCTTCTAAGCAAAAGAACATCTGTTTGGCCTCTATTAGCCGCCCCTGGGAACCCAGGGAGGGAATACTGACAAGACACAAAACTTGATTCCAAAACCATGACTACATGTTTTTGCATGCTCTGTGGAACTGTTATATACATGCCATGCGCACTATGGCTATAAATGATGAATGAGCCTCTCGGAAATCGGTTGGCGTAGGGAATGCTTTTCTGGTAATAAGCCTCTCTGGCCACAGTTTAAGCAGTACAGTTACTTTCCAAAGGTGGGAAAATAATGGAAGATGGTGGGTGACATTCTATCAAGAGTATGAGATATCAAAAATATTGCTACATATAACTTTCAGCAGATTATCCATTGATCTACTATTCTATTTTAAAACTACGATTTGAAGCATCAATTTGAAACTATAAATCAAGGCTAAGatactaattttattttctccctccctccctccctccctccttccctccctctctctctctctctctctccccatctctccgtctccctccctcccctccctccctccttctccctctctctctcccttcccccctgctcTCTCCTCATCATAAATAAAATGAACAGTGGTTTGGCTGTTCTGCCTACCAGGATTCTTCTGATAATGCACATGAGTACAAAGAAAATGGTGGTAGTTGACTTCAGACACAAAAACTCTATATCTAATCATAGCacattctttctactacaaaaagaaaGTGATTGCAACTGATTCTGGAAGGTACTTTAATACTTAATGGAAGTTAAAAAGATTGTGTCAATATTGCTAGAGGTTAGGGTCAAAGATTAAGAATCTTAGAGCACGAGGAATATACACTCAAAAAACTTTTGGGGACTATGGTTTATTCAATGCTTGTAAACATATACACAGCTTTTTCACACTGTCGTTAAAAGCATGTACAAGAATTCCCATCACTTCcactgagaaaagaaaatggcagaaatgagcaaggagagaaaagataaaatgtataaaatatcctAACTGGTTTTAAAAATTAGCTTGATTTATAGAGAAAGTGTGTATGCATGTGGGTATGTATACATGTGATACATACACTGTTTAACTACAAATTCTGACTCAGGGTAGAGTCTTAAATCCTCTTTCTCAGGATTTAACACAAAAAGATTGCTCATAACTGGGTCACCCATATACAAGAAAAACTACTAATTACAGGTCTTCAATAATTCAAAATCTGTGAGAACAGTGTCGTAAGGATCTGTGTGCACTTCACAAAGAGTAAACTCTCTATAGCTAATGAGATGACTGGCTGACTAATCTCACCTAAACCAGAGTTTGGGAAGAAGACCGAgaagtcattttattttctattgcaAGGTTGATATgctgtttgttgctgttgttgtttgtccttgttttcaaagaggaccaatgacatcacgggatgctatcttgacttgcatgttaattggatttaagtgacacaGGGTtgcacagtcaccagcctcactctgtctttcaGAATCATCAGAgtgcagtggcaagacaaaagtcaagacaagggtgctgctgctgctacctccACTGTGAGCAGCACCTGGAAACATGGTGGGCCACGGTGGCACGATCACCACCAGCATGTGCGGGGCCCTTTTCATCAGCTACTGTATTTACTTCAATGGCAAGAAACAGAGCTACCCCAACTTCAAGAATAGGCTCggagagcaaagaaagaaacagaagcttGCTAAAGAGAGAGCTGGGCTTTCCAAGTTACCTGACCTTAAAGACAGAGATGCTGTTCAGAAGTTCTTTCCTAAAGAAATACAGTTTGGTGAGGAATTACTAGCCCAAGATGAATATGAAAAGGGTGTTGACCACTTGACAAATGCCACCGCTGGGTATGGGCAGCCACAGCAGTTGTTGCAAGTTTTACAGCAAAATCTTCCATCACCAGTGTTCCAGATGTTTCTGACTAAGCTGCCAACAATTAGCCTGAGAATTGTGAGTGTACAAAGCTTGGCCGAAGATGATGTGGAATGACAAACACGTCAACAtaataaaatcttaataaaaaattttaaaataattcttagcccagaagatgAGCAG
It encodes the following:
- the LOC118845919 gene encoding mitochondrial import receptor subunit TOM20 homolog, whose amino-acid sequence is MVGHGGTITTSMCGALFISYCIYFNGKKQSYPNFKNRLGEQRKKQKLAKERAGLSKLPDLKDRDAVQKFFPKEIQFGEELLAQDEYEKGVDHLTNATAGYGQPQQLLQVLQQNLPSPVFQMFLTKLPTISLRIVSVQSLAEDDVE